TGGCGCCGGCGGCGGAACGGCGCCCGGCGCGGGCGGCGGCGCGGGGGCCGGGACCGGCAGGGCCGGCGGCGGCTCGCCCGGGGCGGGCGGCGGGGCGGGGGCCTCGGCGGGCGCGGGCGGCGGCGCGGGCTCCACCACCAGGTCGCCGCCGGCCGGCGGCTCCTCCACGATCACCCCGTCCACCCCCTCGTCGTCGGGCGTGTCGACGACTTCGGCGGTGTCGCGCGCGGGGCCCGCCACCGGGCCGTCGTCTCCCGATCCCCCCCGCCCCCCGAACGCCCACACCGCCGCGGCGGCCCCGGCGGCCAGGAGCAGCAGCACCAGGAGCAGCCCCGGGGCGCGGCTCCTCCGGCGCGCGGGCGCGGGCGGCGGCGCCGAGACGCGGGGCGGAGGCGGCGGGGGCGGCGCCTGCGGGCGGGGCGGCGGCGCCGCGACGGTGCCCTCGTCGCGGGGGCGGGCGGCGGCCGCGGCGCCGGCGCCGGCCAGCGCCGCCGGGGCCAGCAGCACCGTCGCGTCGTCGGCGGGGGGCGGGGGCGCCAGGACGGTGCGGTCCGCCGGGCCGGCGAAGGTGTCGAGCGCGTCCACGAATGCGCCCGCGTCCTCGAAGCGGTCCTGCGGCCGCGGCGAGAGCGCGCGCTCCACGATCACCGCCACCTCCGCGGGCACCTCGGGGCTCAGCTCGCGGATGTCGCGCGGCACCTGGGGGTCGCGCAGCCGCTGCCCCGGGTCGGCCGGGAAGGGCTTCTCGCCGGTGAGGAGCTGGTACGCCACCGCGCCCAGGCTGAAGACGTCGGAGGCGGGGGTGATCTGGCGCTCGCCGCGGATCTGCTCGGGCGAGGCGTACGCGGCGGTGAGCGGGTTCTCGCCCGCGGCGGCGGTGACGGTCTGGTCGCCGTTCTCGTCGGCGATCCTCGCGATGCCGAAGTCCAGGATGCAGACGCGGAACGGCTCGTCCTCGTGCGGCTCGGCCAGGAAGATGTTCCCCGGCTTCACGTCGCGGTGCACCAGTCCGGCGCGGTGCCCCACCGCCAGCCCCTCGGCCGCCTCGCGCAGCACCTGCAGCGCCAGCGGCAGCGGGGGGCGGCCCTCGCGGGCCAGGTACTGCGCCAGGGTCTGCCCCTGGAGCAGCTCCATCACCAGGAAGTCGATCCCCGTCTCGGGGTCGGTGCCGAAGTCGTGCACCGCCACCAGGTTGGGGTGGTGCGGCAGCCCGGCGGCCGCGCGCGCCTCGCGCTCGAAGCGCGCGTGCAGGCGCTCGCGCGTGGCGTTGTCGGGGGCGGCCAGGGTGATCACCTTGACGGCCACGGGCCGCCCCAGGCGCAGGTCGTCGGCGCGGTACACGGCCGCGAACCCGCCGCGGCCGATCACTTCCTGTATCTGGTAGCGCTTCACCAGCGTCTTGCCGGCGAGCAGGCCTTCGAGTCCGGACATCGCTTCCGCCGTTCAGGGGTCCAGACCTTCTCCGGCAAGACGCGCACCGCCCGTTTCGGCCCGCCGCCGACCCACCCGCTACCGCCTCCCCTTCCCCCCGCGCTTCTTCGCGTCGCGGGCGCGGCGGCGCAGCGCCTGGCGCCTGGCGCGCGACTTCTTCGACAGCTCGAAGAGCGCGGCCATGTACTCGCCCAGCACCACGTCCACGCTGGACTCGACGACGACGGCGTGCGGGTGGACGGCCAGCGGCGCGGGGACCTCGGCCGGGTCCACCTCGCGCGCCGCGCCGATCTCGAGCAGCCCGTCGTTCAGCTCGCGCGCGAGCTCCGCCGCCTGGTCGGGGGTCACGTCGGGGCGGACGGGGCGGGGGATGTCGCGGATGCCCCGGGCCACGTGCAGCATCGCCTCCAGCGCGGCCTGGGGATACATCCCGGAGCCCGCCTTCTCCATCCCCTCGGCGAGCTTCTCGGGGAGCCCCGCCGGGGGGTCCTTGAGCGCCACCGTGCCCGGGGAGCGCAGCCAGGTCCCGTCGCCGAAGGGGATCAGCCGCCCCAGCGCGACGTCGCCCGCGCCGTAGGGGGTGTCGCCGTGCTCGCGCACCCGGTAGCGCGTCCCCTCCAGGGGATGGCGGTAGACGGCGTCGGCGCCGCCGCGCCGCTCGACGTTCCAGACCCCCACCACCGAGTCGAGGAGCTGCCGGGCCAGGTGCCGCTGCCTGGGTCCCGCGCCCTCCAGCAGGCCGTCTTCCACCATGTACTCCAGCGGCGAGACGCCGAGCGTGACCCAGGGCCGCTCCACCAGCGCGAACTCCTGCTCGCGCACCTCACGCGGGAACTCGTCGCCGGGAAGCGGGCGCGCCGAGCGCCAGCGGCCGAGCCACCAGCGCGCCGCCTCGCGCTCGATCCGCTGCAGTGGGGCTTCCGCCAGCCAGTCCTCCACCCGCTCGAAGAGCGGGCCCATCAGCCAGACGTGCGCCTGCGCGGCCGTGAGGGGCGGACAGAAGGCCACCAGCTCGCCGTGCTGCAGGGCCAGGAGCAGGTCCGAGTCGTGGTGGTCCAGCGCCTGCTCGCGCAGGGCGGCGCCGGCCTCGCCCAGGAGCGCCTTGCCGGCCTCGCGCACGGAGCCGGAAACGCGCAGGGCCACCGACACCGTCTCCGCCGCCTGGCGCGCCGCGAAGAGGAACGCGTCCGCCCCCGTCCGGAGCGCGTCCGCCGGCGGGGGATGCCGCGCGTCGAGCAGCGCGTCGGCCACCAGGCGCGAGAGCTGGGCGGCCCCCGCGCGAACGTTGCCGGCGATCTCGCATCCGCCGTGCGCCCGGGCAATCCGCGGGGCGGCGTCCAGCGCCGCGGCGATCACGAGCACGGCGCGGACGGCCGCGTCGTCCAGGGGGGCGATACGCGGCTCGTCCGCGGAAGTCCGGGAGGGTGGCGGTGCGGCGGGACGGCGGAAGCGGGAGAACATGCGCGGATACCGGGGTCGGAGGGCACTTTGCGGTCGGCGGGCGGGGAGCCGCGCCGGGCGGAAAGTGAACAAAGTGCACGCTCCCGGGCGCAAGCGCAACTGGCGTCCCGAGCTTCCCGACGGGACGCCGCCGAGGGCGGCTCCGGGCGGCGGGGCTCGACGTCGCCGGCGGCCGGCGGGGGTAAGTGTGGGATTCCTTATCGCGCGGCGGCGGAGGGGGCGCGCGGCTCGAGCAGGCCCTTCCCGCGGTACGGCTTGCCGCCGTGGGCGCGGGGGCCCAGCACGTGCTCGCTGTAGCCGTTCTCGGGGTCGCGGCCGCGCTTGAGCGCGCGGTCCACGGCGATCTCGCCCCGGTTGTACGCGATCACCCCCAGGCGCACGTCGCCCTCGTAGCGAAGGATCATGTCGCGGAGGTTCTTGAAGCCCAGGCGCATGTTGGTGCGCGGCTCCAGGAGCTCTTCCTTCGTGTCCACCTCGGGGTCCAGGTCGCGCGCCGTCCCCGGCATGAGCTGGCAGAGCCCGAGCGCCCCGCCGGGGTTCTCGGCCTCGGGGTCGAACACGCTCTCCACGCGGATCAGCCGGAAGGCCAGCTCGGGGTCGATGCCGGCCTCCATGGCCGCGTCGACGATGGAGCGCGCCAGGGTGTGGGTGATGTTGTAGCGGGTGACGTACACGGCGGCGAGCGTGTCGCGCGCGTTGCGGGCGGCGACGGCGCGCTCCAGGTAGGCGGCCTTGAGGAGCTGCGGCGTCTTGGGCACCGCCATGCGGGTGCCGCGGAGCGTATCCGGCGGCCCCGCCGGCGCCTTGAACGGCCCGGAGACCCCGGTCGGCGAGGCCAGTGCCAGCAGCACCCCCGCAACGATCGCCAGCGGCAGGGCGAGCAGGAGCCAGCGGGCGCGCTTCCGCCCCGCCGCCTTCCGCAGCCCGACCGATGCCGCGTCACCCACCGCCGCCCCCCGTGTGCGAAGAACGATTCTGGGTATCCGTGGGGATCCGCCCCGCAAACGCTCCTACTGGGCTGGCAAAATCAAGACCGAAGCCCAGCCGGAGGTGGCGAGACTCTAGGGTGCCTGGATTCGCCGCTGCAGGAGGAACGCTCGCACCTGTGAAGCATGACGAGCGATAAATTCAGGGGGGAGTGCATTCCCGATCATTTCTGCTACTGCAAATTTGCCGCGCTTGAGCGAGAAACGGTATGTTTCCGGGAACGTTTGCAGTAGTGCACCTTCACGCAAGGTAATAGTCCGATCCTCCTCTGGATGCAGGAACCGTCCCTTGGACGGGTTAACAAACCCGCCCGTGATAGTGGGAGCCACGTCATGCCAAGCCATCCTGCCGTAAACATCCTTGAATCCGTCAGTTCGCTTGTGACACTCAAGCTGGAATTCAACCCCTAAATCCTTTCGGCTTCCTCCGTCTTTGGGGACGTTAGCTATAAGTTCCCTTATGCGTTCAGTTCGGGATTCCGGAAGATCGTGTAAATTGTCTCCACTTTCACCCGCTGGTGGCATATCACCGATGACATCGATCACATGGCGAGATTCCATTTCAGGCGGAGCTGGAGAGATGATTCCCCTCCTCGCAGCGAGAAGAATCAGACGACGACGGCGTTGTGGAACACCGTATTCAGCGGCATCCAATACAATGTGCTTGCAACGGTACCCTAACCTGCCTAGCTTCTCGCAAAAAGTTGTAAAGCGGTCATCATCTTGTAGGCCCGGAACATTCTCTAACATGATGCTGCGAGGCCGAAGCCCGCGAGCAAGCCGCAAGAAGTCGAAGATTAGATCGTTTCGCGAATCTTCTACTGGCTTCGGTCGATTGTGGGTGCGGATCGTCGAATATCCCTGGCATGGAGGGCACCCAGCCAAAAGGTCGAGTTCACCTGGCTTGAGTTTAAGACGTTTGAGGATCTGTGCGGTCGTAAGCTGTCGAATATCGCATCGCCACATTACAACACCGGGATGATTAGCTCGATAGGTCTCTGCGGCTAAACGATCGATTTCCACGGCTGCGAGTACACGAAAGCCAGCTTTCTTCAAACCAACTGTCAACCCCCCACATCCCGCAAAAAGATCAATTGCAATAGGCTTCCGGCGACGAACGGGATGTCGAGGCATGGTTCGGGAAGACTCGGCGATGAAAGGTCAGCGGATCAGAATCAAGAATCCGCGCGCGTTGCGCGCGAAAATACCGCTCTGTTTACTAGACGTCAATACTTTTCTCGGCAACCGCTAGGGCATACTTGCCAGAAGTTGGCACCACCGATACTGTTGAAACGCGCAGACTAACTGGGCTACGGAGAAGCAGCTGCGCCTGACCCGGTGGGAGCCATCCTCGGCACGGCCTCAGGTAAGGAACTGGCCTACTCAGGGCAACCTCTCGTAATTTCAAGATGAACGGACATTTTGCTGTCGTGCTCTCCCGAGAGTGGCTTCTCGGCTCAGCAGCACATAAGAAGCGCCTCCGGCAGCAGCACTTGTTTCCGATAGGACCGGTGATGCCGGGGGTACATGATGACTGCTGCATTTATCTGAAACTGCGGCACCCAGACGGCAAACTGCTTATGGAGGAAGTTCGGGCGGTCCGTCTGAAAGACGAGACCTTCCTGAAATCGGAGATGCTCGCAGAGTATGCGTTTCAACTGCCAGACGAAACGGAGTAT
The nucleotide sequence above comes from Longimicrobium sp.. Encoded proteins:
- a CDS encoding transglycosylase SLT domain-containing protein, encoding MGDAASVGLRKAAGRKRARWLLLALPLAIVAGVLLALASPTGVSGPFKAPAGPPDTLRGTRMAVPKTPQLLKAAYLERAVAARNARDTLAAVYVTRYNITHTLARSIVDAAMEAGIDPELAFRLIRVESVFDPEAENPGGALGLCQLMPGTARDLDPEVDTKEELLEPRTNMRLGFKNLRDMILRYEGDVRLGVIAYNRGEIAVDRALKRGRDPENGYSEHVLGPRAHGGKPYRGKGLLEPRAPSAAAR
- a CDS encoding serine/threonine-protein kinase codes for the protein MSGLEGLLAGKTLVKRYQIQEVIGRGGFAAVYRADDLRLGRPVAVKVITLAAPDNATRERLHARFEREARAAAGLPHHPNLVAVHDFGTDPETGIDFLVMELLQGQTLAQYLAREGRPPLPLALQVLREAAEGLAVGHRAGLVHRDVKPGNIFLAEPHEDEPFRVCILDFGIARIADENGDQTVTAAAGENPLTAAYASPEQIRGERQITPASDVFSLGAVAYQLLTGEKPFPADPGQRLRDPQVPRDIRELSPEVPAEVAVIVERALSPRPQDRFEDAGAFVDALDTFAGPADRTVLAPPPPADDATVLLAPAALAGAGAAAAARPRDEGTVAAPPPRPQAPPPPPPPRVSAPPPAPARRRSRAPGLLLVLLLLAAGAAAAVWAFGGRGGSGDDGPVAGPARDTAEVVDTPDDEGVDGVIVEEPPAGGDLVVEPAPPPAPAEAPAPPPAPGEPPPALPVPAPAPPPAPGAVPPPAP
- a CDS encoding DNA cytosine methyltransferase yields the protein MPRHPVRRRKPIAIDLFAGCGGLTVGLKKAGFRVLAAVEIDRLAAETYRANHPGVVMWRCDIRQLTTAQILKRLKLKPGELDLLAGCPPCQGYSTIRTHNRPKPVEDSRNDLIFDFLRLARGLRPRSIMLENVPGLQDDDRFTTFCEKLGRLGYRCKHIVLDAAEYGVPQRRRRLILLAARRGIISPAPPEMESRHVIDVIGDMPPAGESGDNLHDLPESRTERIRELIANVPKDGGSRKDLGVEFQLECHKRTDGFKDVYGRMAWHDVAPTITGGFVNPSKGRFLHPEEDRTITLREGALLQTFPETYRFSLKRGKFAVAEMIGNALPPEFIARHASQVRAFLLQRRIQAP